The following nucleotide sequence is from Trifolium pratense cultivar HEN17-A07 linkage group LG2, ARS_RC_1.1, whole genome shotgun sequence.
CAAATCCAAACATGGGTTTTGCTTGTCAACTCTTGCAGTGTCAGAAACGTGTACATGCTATGCCTGCAAGTCCTAGTTCTATTCTAAGGATGTATCGAATGGCTCCTCACTCTCCTTATGATCCTCTTCATCTTGTTCCTAAGATGGTTAACCAACCAGGTTCATTAGCACTTGATTCTCGCGGTGCTTTCATTGTTCATGTTCCTTCTGCTATTTATGTGTGGATTGGGAAAAATTGTAACTTGTTTATGTCATGCAATGCAAAGAGTGCTGCTTTTCAGGTTGTGCGTTACGAGGGAGTAAAGGGTCCAATTCTGAGCATCCATGAAGATCAAGAATCACCCGAGTTTTGGGTTGCTCTTTCTGACGAGCAGCGTTTATCAGATGATTCTGATAAACAACTGGTGTTGTCTTCTGAAAAGATGGAGATTGCTAGTCTAAGGAAAGTTGATGCTTATGATTTGGATTTTGAGATTTTTCACAAGGCAGTGTCTGGTGGGGTTGTTCCGCCTTTTTCTGTAGCTAATGCTGGATCAGAAACTTGTCTTCCTGCTAAAGAACATGGTTGGGCAAGATTGAGGAAGAAATTTGCCAGTGGTGACATGAAAGAAATCTTAACCTCCCCTAAGTGGAAGTGTGATGTGATTATGGAGGAAGAAAAACAAGATTTTGTAGATGATGATGATCCTTTGTCAGCTTCACCGTCATCAAATCATCCCAGTGACTGTGGTTCCCCGGATTCCTTTGAATGTTATCCAACCAGCTTAGGCAAAGCAAAAGATACTGTTGAAGACATGGACTTGTCTGATCATGGTGTTGCTTCTTTGCTGCCACTATCTCCTTCTTTTCCTTGTTTTCTAAGCAGCAGCCCAAAATTCAATTACAAGTCGCCAACACTTTCACCTTCAAGTTCTGATTATGCAAGTTCATTTACATTTTCACCTTCCTCTACCAATTGGTCAGACCTGTCATTCATGTCTTCTCGGCAGCCATCCCCATCTGGCCACGAATCAGTTGAACCATTTTATGTTAAAGATGTGTCTTTCTCAACAAATTCCTCTTTACTTAACAGAGAAGTTCTCTCTTTGCCGTCAGAGTCATTTTCAACTGATCACACCTTGGGAGGGGAAAACTCCTATTTGCCATCGAAAGGATCTTTTCTCTCTATTGCAGCACGAAGAGGGAGTCATATACCACCTCCGATGTTGCTAACCTCTGTCAATGAATCCTCTAAAGTTCGTAAGAACCTGGTAAGATCACAGTCATTCCCTTTGCCTGATTTAGATGTTAATGTGATGAAAGATGGTAGTTGCAATAAATCTGATAATGAAAACAGTGGGAAATGGCTAATAGCAGATGATGCTATCATTAGTTCAGGTGCTGAACAACAGAATGAGATTAATAATAAAGAGGATCATGGTATCATGTTGTGTAACATGATGGCTGAGCTTGAAGTACTGGAGAAAGTGAATGAGATCAGTTGAGCCAGAATTGGctaatttttatatgtaaatTTGGACTCATGCTCAGACTCTATTCAGTGCATGCCCAATAAAGATTCTGTGTGCTGTGCACTGATTCTGTTGGAAGtacaaaacaatatataatatataaacaaatattaaatttaagtgGAGAGCCTatatttcttttgattttataCTGTTTCATCTGTTTTCCTATTCTTGTTGTTCATTCATCAATCCAGCATGAAGATCTTGCTAGTAATGATGAGACAAAGTTAAACATCAATTCATCAAGcactaatattgaattttatgtATTATACAAGCAACTTATGAAGGAAACGATAGCAGAACTAGGTTGTATAAAGATCCAGTTTTGCAAAATGTTAATATCAATCTGTTACTGATCACTGTTTACATTGATAAACAAAATGAAGTTTCAGTTTGATTGATTGGAACAATTGGTTTATTTTAACATGCTTGGTCTGAGGCACAGTCAACTATTAGTTTGTCTAACTGAAATGCGTTATATGTATAAATACGGTAGACAAACTAAATATACACAATATTAACAGCAATAAATTATGTGCCACTAAAGAAGCGACTGTGTCCAAATTTTGTCTAGcaattgatttgattttttgctTCATTTTCAGGAGGAATGCACCTACTAACACCAAAAGCTGGACTAAGAATAAGCCCCCGAGTATTTTTCCCACTAGCATACTGAAATCAGGACATGTAGCTTGCATTACAGATGGAAATATGGGTGAtttgttcatatatatatatacccccAAAAAACATGTAATACTAATCCGCGGAAACGGGACATGCAGTAAACAAGGATCAGGTGTATGATTATTTCTTAAAGCCATTCTGCGACCTTAAAAGTGCCATTGTGGGACCAAGTGCGCTGCATCTCGCTCTCTGAGACCATGGCCTATTGCCTGAAGTGTCATCTTTCTTCCAGCGATCCTCCTGTGCCAGCCTGGCCTTCTTTGCTTTTAATGCCTCGTTGATTTCCTCCCAAACGTTGACTTCTCCATTTTCTGTATATAGAGAATCAACATATGTAAGTGTAGTGCAGGTGCATCAAGATgctttcatatttatatacaatAAACCGTGTATTTTAAGAATCATAAAATGTACATTACCTTTAGTAGGGGCATGGCCCTCCATTTGTGGCTTTGAGCTTCCCGCAGCAATTTGATTACCCGCAAGTTTTTCATCAGTGCTATTGTTAGTTGCTTTTGTAGGAGTGACAAAAGCATTGCTAGAAGCAACTACAGTTGCCAAATCAGAGTGGCCATGCTTAATAATTCGAACATCAGCTAGAGATACATAATCGATCTGTAGAAGTAAAATACTTTGTCATTTTCATGCAAATACATGTTTCTTTTGTCAATAGACAGGTCTAATGGACATTGATTGTCAATAAGGCTTTTATGCTATGTCAGGATAGAGAgagtaatataaaattaaattatttaaactCAGAACAAGATGATGGTAATCTAAGGAGGAAAAATTTCTGGTAAGATTTTCAATACATCTTCTCAACTTCTGGTTTATAAAAACATAAGGACAAAATTTAGGTGTGGTTCCTAGAGTGATGTTTCGTTTTTACTATTCTTTAATCACAATTCAACTCATGAACAGTataaataaaaccattttaaaTTTACATTTAACTATAAAAATTAACCCACGTAGCATTTGTTCTTAACATAAACCTTGGTAGTATTTGCGTGCTATATCGGGCAAAACTCACATGCCAATTGGATAAACTTGTAGAAACCTTTCTAAATGCGCTTTTTTTAAGGGAAGAGATAATAGAATCTTTTTTTTGTGGCACTGGTGTCAACATTTGTTCATCCAGTGCATAAATTCCAGTACATCTTTTTCAAGAATTCTACCCCATTAATTAAGCTACTAAGCAAAATGatttgaagaaaacaaaaattaaaatggagtTACTTTACCTCTAAAGAACCATCTTCCTGATAAGGGGATGGATCATACTGTGCAGGTGATATGTCGTCATCtatgtcatttattttcttCCTAAAATCAAATGGAAATTCAGAAACTTGCTCCAGCCATATCTTGTTTGATTTACTATCATACTGCGTTATTTTCCCAACCTACAAGGACATGAAAGTAGTACATCTTACTTCTGATGCAAATAGTTTTGTACAAGATAGTCCAAAAGCAAACTTGATAATAATTACTCTGAAGGAGGAGATCTCAGGAGTCCAAGATTCTGACAATTCAATCAATCTATAAGCAATAACATTGCCTTCCTGCAGTATATGAAGAAGCTAATTAG
It contains:
- the LOC123906218 gene encoding protein-tyrosine-phosphatase MKP1-like isoform X1; the encoded protein is MLGEEGKEKPSPIRRTYSRSVSWTDRSPNSRKPPPGNSKPRPLLPPLQPLSINKRSVEEWPSAGSDDLGVWPLPQTPRGSITINEPTKDFQFKRDKLAFFDKECSRIAEHIYLGSDTVAKNHELLRQKGITHVLNCVGFVCPEYFKSDFVYKTLWLQDSPTEDITCILYDVFDYFEDVREQGGRVLVHCCQGVSRSTALVIAYLMWRKGQSFEDAFQFVKTARGVTNPNMGFACQLLQCQKRVHAMPASPSSILRMYRMAPHSPYDPLHLVPKMVNQPGSLALDSRGAFIVHVPSAIYVWIGKNCNLFMSCNAKSAAFQVVRYEGVKGPILSIHEDQESPEFWVALSDEQRLSDDSDKQLVLSSEKMEIASLRKVDAYDLDFEIFHKAVSGGVVPPFSVANAGSETCLPAKEHGWARLRKKFASGDMKEILTSPKWKCDVIMEEEKQDFVDDDDPLSASPSSNHPSDCGSPDSFECYPTSLGKAKDTVEDMDLSDHGVASLLPLSPSFPCFLSSSPKFNYKSPTLSPSSSDYASSFTFSPSSTNWSDLSFMSSRQPSPSGHESVEPFYVKDVSFSTNSSLLNREVLSLPSESFSTDHTLGGENSYLPSKGSFLSIAARRGSHIPPPMLLTSVNESSKVRKNLVRSQSFPLPDLDVNVMKDGSCNKSDNENSGKWLIADDAIISSGAEQQNEINNKEDHGIMLCNMMAELEVLEKVNEIS
- the LOC123906218 gene encoding protein-tyrosine-phosphatase MKP1-like isoform X2, giving the protein MLGEEGKEKPSPIRRTYSRSVSWTDRSPNSRKPPPGNSKPRPLLPPLQPLSINKRSVEEWPSAGSDDLGVWPLPQTPRGSITINEPTKDFQFKRDKLAFFDKECSRIAEHIYLGSDTVAKNHELLRQKGITHVLNCVGFVCPEYFKSDFVYKTLWLQDSPTEDITCILYDVFDYFEDVREQGGRVLVHCCQGVSRSTALVIAYLMWRKGQSFEDAFQFVKTARGVTNPNMGFACQLLQCQKRVHAMPASPSSILRMYRMAPHSPYDPLHLVPKMVNQPGSLALDSRGAFIVHVPSAIYVWIGKNCNLFMSCNAKSAAFQVVRYEGVKGPILSIHEDQESPEFWVALSDEQRLSDDSDKQLVLSSEKMEIASLRKVDAYDLDFEIFHKAVSGGVVPPFSVANAGSETCLPAKEHGWARLRKKFASGDMKEILTSPKWKCDVIMEEEKQDFVDDDDPLSASPSSNHPSDCGSPDSFECYPTSLGKAKDTVEDMDLSDHGVASLLPLSPSFPCFLSSSPKFNYKSPTLSPSSSDYASSFTFSPSSTNWSDLSFMSSRQPSPSGHESVEPFYVKDVSFSTNSSLLNREVLSLPSESFSTDHTLGGENSYLPSKGSFLSIAARRGSHIPPPMLLTSVNESSKVRKNLEECTY